The Dickeya poaceiphila DNA window GGGCGATTTTGATATTTCAGTCGCGGCTTATCCTGAAGTGCATCCGGAGGCAAAAAGCGCGCAGGCAGACCTGATCAACCTCAAACGTAAGATTGATGCCGGTGCCAGTCGTGCCATCACGCAGTTCTTTTTTGATGTGGAGAGCTATCTGCGTTTTCGGGACCGTTGTGTTACGACCGGTATTGATGTGGAAATCGTACCCGGTATTTTGCCCGTGTCGAATTTCAAGCAGTTGCAGCGTTTCGCCACCATGACCAATGTGCGAGTACCCAACTGGATGACCGCCATGTTTGAAGGTCTGGATGACGACCCGGAAACCCGCAAGATGGTCGGTGCTTCAATCGCTATGGATATGGTGAAGATCTTAAGTCGGGAAGGGGTGAAGGATTTCCATTTCTACACCCTGAACCGTGCCGAATTGAGTTACGCCATTTGTCATACGCTGGGTGTACGCCCGATAGCGTCTGCCTGACGTTTTTGCTGAACATGAACAAACGCCCGTCTGGAGAGCACCAGACGGGCGTTTGTGTTTTGGGTGCTAAGCGCATCGAATAAAAAAAGGGCGGGCCGAAGCCCGCCAAAGTTTCGTTGGCTTATAAAACTTATATCGTCAGGAAGGTTTCAAGTTCTTCGCTGCCGCCGATATGACGACCGCCGATAAACACCTGAGGCACGGTACTACGTCCGGTCACGGCCCGCAGGCTTACGGTGGTGGCATCTTTACCCAGCATGATTTCTTCATACTGAATACCGCGATCCTGCAGCAACTGTTTGGCTTTAGCGCAAAACGGGCAGCCGGGTTTGGTAAACAGCGAAACAGATTCCTGAACGTTATAGTGTGGAGCAAGGTACTTCAGCATGGTGTCGGCGTCAGAAACTTCAAACGGGTCGCCCGGTTTGTTGGGTTCAACGAACATTTTTTCCACCACGCCGTGGCGAACCAACATCGAGTAACGCCAGGAGCGGGGACCGAAGCCCAATTCCGCTTTTTCGACCAGCATGTTCATCGCACGGGTGAATTCACCGTTGCCATCGGGAATAAACGTAATATTTTCTGCGTTTTGGTCCGCTTTCCAGGCATTCATCACAAAAGTATCGTTCACCGATACACATAGAACTGCATTGACGCCAAATTGCTTGAATACCGCAGCCAACTCGTTATAGCGTGGCAAATGGCTTGAAGAGCAGGTTGGAGTAAAAGCCCCTGGTAAAGAAAAGACGACTACAGTCTTGTTGTTGAAGAGTTCTTCAGTCGTCACGTCAACCCATTGATCGCCTTGGCGAGTATGGAAAGTTACTGAGGGAATTTTTTTGCCTTCTTGGCTTACAAACATTATTTAGTCCCTACTGGTCGAAAAGTTCTGTTAGGTTGAATCCGTCATTGGTCAGGACTCGTTTGGTTAGGGATATTATTAATCATCAAAAGTTGATAGGACTAATCGTTCGTTGCTATCCTATCTATCGCTAGGGGCTATCATGTTGAGAGGAATCAGGGCATGAATATTCGGGATTTAGAGTATCTGGTCGCGTTGGCAGAGCATCGCCATTTTCGCCGCGCTGCAGATTCCTGCCACGTCAGTCAACCCACGCTGAGTGGACAGATCCGAAAACTGGAAGATGAACTGGGGGTTATGCTGCTGGAGAGAACCAGTCGCAAGGTGTTGTTCACTCAGGCGGGGCTGTTGCTGGTCGAACAGGCCAGAACCGTACTGCGCGAAGTGAAAGTGCTAAAGGAGATGGCCAGCCAGCAGGGCGAAACCATGTCCGGCCCACTGCATATCGGCCTGATCCCGACTGTTGGCCCTTACTTGTTGCCCCAGATTATCCCGATGTTGCATCGCACTTTCCCGAAGCTGGAAATGTATCTGCATGAAGCTCAGACTCACCAACTGCTGGCTCAGCTCGACAGCGGCAAATTGGATTGCGCCATTCTGGCGATGGTGAAAGAGTCGGAAGCCTTTATCGAAGTGCCGTTGTTTGATGAGCCGATGAAGCTGGCAATTTATCAGGATCACCCTTGGGCGAATCGGGAGCGGGTTGCGATGTCCGACTTGTCGGGCGAAAAGCTGTTGATGCTGGAGGACGGGCACTGTCTGCGTGATCAGGCAATGGGATTCTGTTTTCAGGCTGGTGCGGATGAAGATACCCATTTCCGCGCCACCAGTCTCGAAACCCTGCGCAATATGGTTGCGGCGGGCAGCGGTATTACATTGCTGCCCTCGCTGGCGGTGCCGCAGGAACGGGTACGCGATGGCGTGTGCTATCTGCCTTGCTACAAACCGGAACCCAAACGCACCATCGCGCTGGTGTATCGTCCGGGTTCGCCGTTGCGTGGCCGTTATGAACAGCTGGCCGAGTCGGTGCGCGAGCACATGCAACTCCACATGGAACAGTTGGCAAACCAGCCAGCCTAATTAAACGGTTTGTATCATTACGTGTCTGGCTTGATCAGCCCACCGGTTATCAAAATAACCGGTTTAGGCCGTTC harbors:
- the metF gene encoding methylenetetrahydrofolate reductase; this encodes MSFFHANHREALNQNLAELQGRINVSFEFFPPRTSEMEETLWNSIDRLSSLKPKFVSVTYGANSGERDRTHSIIKGIKERTGLEAAPHLTCIDASRDELKAIAQDYWQSGIRHIVALRGDLPPGGGKPEMYASDLVSLLKEVGDFDISVAAYPEVHPEAKSAQADLINLKRKIDAGASRAITQFFFDVESYLRFRDRCVTTGIDVEIVPGILPVSNFKQLQRFATMTNVRVPNWMTAMFEGLDDDPETRKMVGASIAMDMVKILSREGVKDFHFYTLNRAELSYAICHTLGVRPIASA
- a CDS encoding glutathione peroxidase, whose product is MFVSQEGKKIPSVTFHTRQGDQWVDVTTEELFNNKTVVVFSLPGAFTPTCSSSHLPRYNELAAVFKQFGVNAVLCVSVNDTFVMNAWKADQNAENITFIPDGNGEFTRAMNMLVEKAELGFGPRSWRYSMLVRHGVVEKMFVEPNKPGDPFEVSDADTMLKYLAPHYNVQESVSLFTKPGCPFCAKAKQLLQDRGIQYEEIMLGKDATTVSLRAVTGRSTVPQVFIGGRHIGGSEELETFLTI
- the oxyR gene encoding DNA-binding transcriptional regulator OxyR, whose protein sequence is MNIRDLEYLVALAEHRHFRRAADSCHVSQPTLSGQIRKLEDELGVMLLERTSRKVLFTQAGLLLVEQARTVLREVKVLKEMASQQGETMSGPLHIGLIPTVGPYLLPQIIPMLHRTFPKLEMYLHEAQTHQLLAQLDSGKLDCAILAMVKESEAFIEVPLFDEPMKLAIYQDHPWANRERVAMSDLSGEKLLMLEDGHCLRDQAMGFCFQAGADEDTHFRATSLETLRNMVAAGSGITLLPSLAVPQERVRDGVCYLPCYKPEPKRTIALVYRPGSPLRGRYEQLAESVREHMQLHMEQLANQPA